ttcttttcaatgatCTCAAAGATATTGTAAAGCCAACATCTAAAGCTACAATTTTTATGAAGACAACTAAACCTAATTcgaaaagaaataaattactTAGTGCATACAAAATCGTTGAGcaaatttaatgaataaaattttcCACTTGCTCTTAGGTCTCAATCCATACAATGTCtctccataaaataaaatgaatgtgACAAAGTCAACCAAACATTTATATGTTCTATCTTAAagttttatcaaacactttcaaCTAAATTCTAAGAAGTCTATGTGAAGTTCAAACTTGTCTATAACAAGTCATAAATATTAAACcaaatatattacaataatCCTATATTAATACAGATTTATCtttatcaatcaaattctacatgCAGCAGATCTTCATATGTATGTAGATAAcccaagaaaaaataaagacaaaaaaaaaaactatcataaataaaattatgatagaATATGTAAGAATATAAGAAAGAGCATATAGAATATTGGTGGTTTTAATATCATGACcctataatattttaatattaaaagtttcaaactataaaacaattttttaaaaagttaagttcattatcataaaattattatttctctAAAAATTTCTCTTAAAGTCTTCCgtcttttctttaaaatattaatctcTATTTTATCCCTGAAGATTAATGATTATAAAATCAGTCTCGATGAAGAGTTCTACATGTCATTCATTCAaagagttaaacaaaataaattttgtttttctcatttTGAGTTATTTATGCTTCTTGAGATGTATGTGAACTTGAAGACCATGTATGTAGCTCAAAAAAGTTTTTGATTAATCTTTGTTGTTTTATGATATAAATGATACAGTTAGGTATTTAATTGAGATTatgtatgttaatttttaatttgtagtaTATTGTATTTTAACTCCATAAAACCGTCTTTTTATATATCTTTGaacattttagaaaaaagatTGTATAACTTTGTTTACGATTTTGACAATTCATATCTGACTACGTGTAAAAGTATAACGTTTGATCCCTTATCGTTTTCAATCATTTCACCATATATTGTTTATTTGTCTATTAGCACTAAACCAGTGAACCAGAACTCTCCTGTTCCAtgagaaatttgtttttcattaatcCTTTTTTATGACTtttgatattaatattaatatttagatatgatatgatatgaaaTGGGTAGCCATCACAGGTTGCAAAAATGTCATTCTAAATAACCTATATCTCTATTGTCCGAAATTGCAGACCAAGGATGTATGATTCTATCTTTTCCCTCATCAATCATTGAAAGAAACATAGCCACACGTGCCACCCAACTCTCAAATTGCTTCCTTCTCTTAGTGCCATCCCACTCGTGGCATACGTGTATATGTGACATGTccaatgaaaattatataaaattataaaaattaattaataaataaggGTTGCACATTTAACCAATTATTgtgattttagggtttatctaTAATCATCAATATGTTGTTTTAGTGAATCACCCAAATGAATAGTTAAGTTCTGAAACTATTTGCTGTGAATTTGAATGGTTAAttctgttattttattttttaatatacataaagCTTTAAATTTGTGATAGAATAAGTGACTCAATGACAAGTATATaaattggaaatgtatttctCAACCACCTCATTATATCATAGAAAGAGATATGTCTCTGAAAAATATGACATGTGCATTAATCATCATTCAGCTCTGATTTATCTTTCacataacaaaacaaattatagtTTACATTTTTCTCTCCCATGcccatagttttttttttaattttttcaagtcAATTTGAGATTTGGCACTAGCACATGCAAATATTAATTAGGTTTTGGTTAAGATGGGAATCATGAGATTATTTAAAATTCGAAGAGAACACTTGGCAATTTCTGAGCTACATATGTTCCTCACAAAACTTTTGGTgattaagttaattaattattatatatgtttggGTCAACTGTGATTAATGTCGTTGTTTATTTACTCAATTATTGAACTCTGCAGTGTCCGTGCTCTTCCAAAActagaaaatgtaaaattagaaaagctgaaaatataatttcatgaaaagaaaaatcaactgGACAACACCGTAGTTGTCCAACTTAAGTTGTCGTTTTCCCCTTTCTGCAGTTTCGTATCTTTGAAGGCGTGATGTGCTTAAATATATTCAGCAAATGACACGCAAGCCTACCATGATTAACTGCTTCATTAATTCGTTACCATTATttaatatagatatattttaatgtaatcacatcaaaaaatcaatttaattatttaaaaagtataattatcagaatttttttattattgttcatTGGAATTGCTATAAATAAccataaaaatgaaattgaaaatattttgatcATGTTTTCCCTTTAAACATATGAACCATGACAAAATAGTTAAAGAAACAAATGCATTGAATCTCTCCTTATCTTCATTTCTTTGCATATCTAATCATGAGGCTCTAATTTCTTTAGACTAGGATAGATTAAACCTAAATACTTGAACTCTTCAAAGTTAAGGTTCTCTAATTATAGCATCTCTCATTTCATGCTCGAGGAGTTTTTTCTGTATGGGTAAAGTTGGATATTAGAAGGATTGTCATGATTGTGAATCTTTAGTGAGAGATGGCCACATATtctaattattgaaattattttttagcttAAATTTGAGATTATCAAAGGGATTATAGTATTGACAACACATAGGAAATATTTTTGTGTAGAAGAAGATGACATTCGGAAAGCAGTTAGGAAAAGTGCCGATGTTAGGAAAAGTTGTTACAACTTACAAGTGCGTGTGATGCCTATCTTTCTCATACCCTAACATCACTGTGTGAGTGTGCGCCAGCCACACAAAAAAACTGTAGTGAACCAAATTCAATCATTTTTAACACTACATTAAATCGAATAATTAGTTAAGCTATTTTCAAGATTGTAAAGAGAATGATATTACGATTGAATTTTCTGTTCTAACTGAGTCATGGACAAATTTCGTTCTCGTTCCTTTTTCTTGATTCTCTGTTGGCTTTTGATTTATCAAATATCAATCTCATTCTCTGCCTTTTCCGAGTAATAATATAAAGAAGATGAAATCTAGATTCTTTACCACGCACTGAAGGTTCTGCTTTATATCTGCAAAGCCTGAAATTATGGAGAAGACGATAACATGAGGTGGTCCCAATATCAAAGGCCAAACCTCAATGCATGCCACCTGTTTGATATCAGACCACGGAACGTGgcttttagtttttattttaacctTTCAATGGTGTATGTACAAACTAAAGTATTTATCCATATAAGAGATGCTGAAACCATGTATGGTTAATATCTTTTGAGATATGACCAATTtatggtaatttttttatatgaaaactaGTATCCTAATCTAACCTTCGGTTTGCATGGACCCTCATGCTAACAGATCATTCTGATATTGTCAAATTCAGAGAAAAATCAAAGTTcagtttatgattttatttcttttattcttgcTTGCAATAGGCATCGAGACAAATTCACGTGATTGATGTCCTCTTGAATGCTAATAAATATGCATGCAGAACGTAagctaatattatattatacatattaATAAAGAAGGAAACTACTTTAGATCTAGCTATAGAACAGTTCATTGTAACTAATACAGAGAAAACTACCATGAGATAAAGATTTTTccattattttgttaattaaattcTAGGGAGATAGAGGCAACACTGAAAGATATTGGATTAAAAAGTCATGCATTCTGAATTTGTAGAATGCCGAGCTCACAATTCTCAGAGCAAGGATTTTCTTGTTCTAAAATTCTGTGCTTGATTCTTGTGACATTATTATTTCCTTGGACCCATGATTATAGTCATCTACTTTGAGTTTAAACTTCTCTCTCTTTGTGATGAACGAATGGCATCGATGACTTCCTTTACTTGAGAAATATCAGGAGGTTTTCCACCTTGCGCAGGCCATAATTCATCAGTTGCCAACACCTGCACCATTAACAATAAGAAAGCAAAGATGTTACCATGCTAATATATACTGCAGAGAAAAACGAAATGTTCacataaaaaacaagaaaaagtaCTCACTTTCACTTGAAGTTGAAGAAACTTGACGTAGCTAATTGCTTTCTCCAGCATGGTAACCATATCAACCTGCAAATTTCATCATCAAGATCATTCTGATGTGTCAAAAAGCCTGGCCTTATTGCACAAATgaagtgaaagagaaagaaaagaaaagcaccTTGGAGCCGTTAGGCACTAGTTCTTGTAGTATCTTCAGTCGTTCACTTATCCTCTCTCTTCGATTCTGCAAGACAAACATTCTATGAACATTGAATTCTCTTAATTTTAGCTTTGCTTTGTTTATAATCAAAACTTTGTCCGTATATCTATAACATAATAAATTGACTTAGGATAGAAGCAAACCTTGGCAGCCACACTTTGAGGATCCTTGGAGGGGCTTGACTTGTGTTTTAGCGTTTTGCTCTCAGTTGAGCATTGCTTCTTTGCAGCTTTCATGCTCTCTCCCTGAAAATTCAAAGTCAAACTTCACCAGTTACCATTCTATACCTTCAGAAAGCTTTGTAAGGACTAGTCAGTTATGAATATGTTCTTTTTGTACAATGATGACAGAAAAGTTGAACCTAATAAGAACTCGTGCATGCTAAGCGTTCTATTATGAATATGGTTTTGGTATGATATTGCAAAGGAATACCATAGAAGGACGCTTTTGCAACACCATCTCTCGTGCTGCTAAATTGTGGAGGCTCTTATCATTAGGGATAGTTGATGCTGAGTATAGCCACCCTGATGAACGTTCGCCATATTGCTTCTCTTTTGCATTGTCGACCATGGAGCCATAGCAACTAGCAGTTTGAAAGCAATTGAAATCCTGCACCAGGCGCATGTCTTTATTACTTCTTGGACTATGCTGATTCCAGTGGTTATGACCTTGATGCAAACTATTCTCCCAAACACAGTACTCTTTCTGACTAATATCTTTCGAGTAACAACTGTTAGGGACCAGCCTGTTATGCTGAAAGCTAAGCAAAGATTCACCTCCTTGCATGAGATTGCTGTACCCTTTGAAATGAATCAGTGATTCTTCTTCGTCAAGCTGGTAACTTTTCTCCTTATAAGTATACCCTTTGCCACTGCCGGATAGAGGAGGAGAATGCGTTATACCTGAATCATTGCTGAGGCCATTGGTAGTTTGTGAGCCATTTTCCTCTTCTATAACTGATTTGTGGTACTCATTGACCCTATGAACGGTCACTGAGGTAGTTTCCACGGCCTCACTGAAAACACAGTTTGGAACCTTGGTGCTCATGGTTGAATCATGTGGAATGTTTTGGTCTTTGGCCAGTGCCATTAGAGAGGTAAAGGAAGGTTGGTTGAGGTTGGTCAACTAGGAATAGTAAGGGAGGCGTATTTGTAGATGTCAAACATTCAACTCAAATGTTATATACATTAATGGAGATGGGAATAGTGTGTGACAGAAATATtaagtatggggaaacaagaaatcaTAATCTAATAGTATAATATTAAGGGAGGTTATCAGTTTCCATAATGTGAGATTAATTCATCTTCATATTGGGATTGCTAGCTGGCAGAAGTTAATGCATTGAAATGAGAGAAGATGAAAGCATTGGAAAGTAGCACAAGGATCGCCGGTTCCTTCGCACAGACCCACGTCTCTGTTTGAAGAAGAAGCTGGAGGGTATTGAGGTTGTTTCTTACATGTTTCCTTTCATTCACCATGAGCACGTGGAGTTGTGTTTTATTCTATactttatgataacattctGTGCTGCTGTCTAGAAATAGTTATTGAATGGGCTAACAACACTGATTGGCATGAAGATTTTGCATTTGTTCCATTTATGTACTTTTGATTCTGAATTCTTTTTGGTTGTAGTAAAATTGCAAACAAAGGATTTTTTAATCTTTGGGCTCTTGTACACAAGTTTAACTATTATACTTCATGAACCTTCAGTTTATTGTTCATGATTTACTTGTCTCAAATGGCATAAAATGCTACTAATGTAACTGCAAAAACACCTTCTAAATAAGACTGAGACATAAACCTAACGTATTATTCATAAggaaaatttgtttttgatgGTTCTTAGTGCTGATGTACAAATTCTAAAAAGGGAGAAAGGTCAACATTGCCATGTACAAATGTAGAAAGTACGTCTGAAgaagaataaagaaagaaattgaaatcaAGGTCAGAAGGTTTCGAGGAAGCACACATGTGACAACTAAGTAACTGTTCATGTAAATTCACATAGAACAATCCATATGTATGATAATGATTTCTTTTGTCAAACATTCAttgcatttaaattttaagcCTTTGGTCTTGATTTAATGATAGGGTCACTACTTGCAAGTATCTAAATCCCAATAGACTGAAACAATATACATTACTAATTAATGCTAAAATGTCAACATATGTATGAGAtgacaatgattttttttttaatgttatagtTTCCTACACAAACCTAATGAATTGGCTTAAGAACACTAAGTCTATGATTAACCATTATAGTTAGTTAATGATTAACTGCGCGGAATAAAGTCTTGCATgtctttatttcaaattttctatcactttctttattttttattgtacgGTAGGACCATCCGACCAGCTTAAGGATCGAGTGACTGATCATAGTGAGAAAACGATCAACTGGTCTAAAAATTATTCTAAGCAATAATAGTCATTAATGAgcaattaataagaataatagcTATTGATTGACAATTAACAGGAATAATAGTcatttattgatgattaatgaGTTAAACCTAATGATAATAATGCAACTGGATGATAGACCGAACAATTTTGAATGCTTTGAGTCAGAAATCTCAACATTAACTAAACACacttattttgttaaaattttataatacaaaattataaaatgtatttaaaaaccaaaatatgTTCTTATTATGTAACATTTGTACAAGTAATTCAAATTACTTTAATGTGATAAATGCCTCATAAAACTTTTATCTTTAACAACTTATCAAGACCTTGTACTATTTTCTCAATTAAAGCATCAAACATCTagattcaaatatttatatattgtaattgaataaaaaaattagatagtTATTCACTTCTatgaagaaagaaaacttaaatCTTTAttgcataaaatattaaaaaatatgtattcattttctcgtaaaataaaatattagttataagATACAAATAGCTGATCATTATGCAGCTAATAAGAtatcaagaaaattaaaatattttagggATATAAAAATCCTAGCTAAATATGACATGgtggaataaaaagaaaaagaatccaACACTTCGCTTGGAATTGGTACATATTTCATATATCAAACTTAATTAGGTAAAAAGAATACTTTATTGACaaatatctttattaaaaaatttataattatactctttttttttcatattttacccATTTTCGTATTCAGTactaaataagaataaatttattttgataatttgtaattttgatataattacttaacaattaattataataacataagAACATGAAATCTAAATTAACAAGTTAACTTTTAAATActatattgtaataaaattgtgaaataaTGGTAAGATTAATGGTCATTTACGATAAGAAAAAATACACTTAAACGATCCAATCGAGTCCATCATCACATTATACAATAATgagattttaagaaaattgattcCAATAAATCATTTTATCACTCTTGGACCTGGTTTTGaccttcacttttttttaacctGAACTACCATCCATACGTTGTTCTGGTTACCAAGACATATAATCTGTGACACGTTATATGATGCACTGTTACCACAAAATTATCTGTAACACTAATTAGCTCTAATATGTAACAAACATATAATCTCgaaagaataaaataacataaaatataccAAGACATAGATACactattaaatgaaaaatatataataaatttaacatacctcaaattttaaatttagaaatatattattcaGTATTTGTTCATGACTCTTTActcttataatattttcttttttttttttcatactcaAACATGAAACTTTAAATGAATACTTATGTGACAAAAGAACATGTTCTCTCTCTTCTAATTGTCTCACATATAATAAGATTAACTTTACAGCCAAGTTcaatataatcattttttttttgtgttctaGAATAAATATCTAACATATTATCAACAGATTTGTTTGAACGACTCTCTAATCAATGGTAATATGTAAAAACTCGACAATCCTCTTCCATTGATAGTTCTCATGTCAATAACTTTCAAGTTATTATTGCTAGCAACACTCATACGTGTAGCATGAGACTAACATAGACATTGCACACAACACAATACTTGTGTAGTCTCCAAAATGTAGGACACAtgaatatatatctatatattaaattatttaatttaacaactaatatttatatacttaaaatGATCTATAAACCATATTAGtcaaatataagaatttattatcacctgataaaaaaaataaacataatctaTCTATATATCTAATATCCAAAAAATGGAAAGTAGTAATAAGActtatttcttatttctataattgtagtataataaatttataagttcATGCGGTCAGAAAATCATTGTATTTgttcttattattattgtattagagtaatgtaaaaattattttagagaCAAAAAAATGTCTTTCAAATAAGACACTTCACTGATATGGGTCATGTGAGTTTCGGTATCCTGTATGTATTAAACAGAGGAATACAAGATAAGTTTGAGTTCATATACACAATGTATCCAAACAAACCATATCCCATAAcacatcaataaaaaataataattatcaacACTAACTTCTCTTTAAAGACACATCATGAAAAACGTTTGGTTATGATTAATACATGTTAAATTACTTTCCTCCCTTATTTGATTAGACCCTAACTCTAATACTGAAAATAACACAATAGTAAAATTGGTAAGATATTATTcccttttttatcttttaaaattaaactatattataaCTAAAAGAAACCAACTAGGTAGTGCTCCCTATAATATCTCTATAATATCTCAAGtgattttaaaacataaagttCTACTTTTTATCTTCTAATCTTCAACTTCTATTATTTAAAgtatctttctttattttctatacTCTTATTTATAAACCGTAAATTTATCGGGTCTTACAAAAACAATCTCcaaactttaataaaaactcAACATGGAGAAAATAGAGGAGAacataaatattgtaataaaaatgattgatgaaaagaaacaaaattccaaaattatGTGAAGTAATTCGATGTTACAAAGATATAATGAAATCACAAtgtaacaattaaaaaaaaagattcatTAATATCATTGTTGGTGATTTTACAAGTGTgattattcaaaaatattttaaaataatttagggAGCTTCAATATTACAAACACAAGGACTAAATACAATTTACTTCTATAATGTTCAATTATGATAGTTTTGACAATATTAGATGTTAGCAAGATTATCTAGTTATCATCATGATGGAGATAACAACTTGGAGATGCGAAAATACTTATAAACTAAGATAATTCATTTgacatattatattaattaatcttCATCAAACATAATATACAAATTGATATGAAAAGATAATAGTCACTATACTTGTAGGATAAAAAGTATACAATAGGGGATATTGAGTTGTTAAACACCTTTGGCATCAATCCCAAAATAGGCGAATTATGGTCATAAAAatcttcataaattaaattcatttacttGATAGAGTTTATACTTTCCTCTCTTAAACAACTTCTCACAAGAAATTACTTTATCTATATATAATCCCGGATCGATCAATGATCAAGACAAAATCTTTTAGAATTATAAACCAAGAGAGTTTCATTAAGAAGGAAAGGAGACAACATACACTCAAAAATGAACTTACATGGAAGAAAAACATATTGGTCTTATAGTGATAATACAAAAATCAAACTcatttaaaaagagaaattgaTAAAAAACATTGATAAAGTTCTTCGCATTAATCACTCGTGTGATGATAAATCTTCAAtgagaattaattaaaaaatttggaagaaaaaaaaaagattttgagagaagttagatttagaaaaagaatagttttattaaaaaaaaatagttataataattactaattcatataaatataaaaatttcatctatttatttagaataatttaaattaaaacttatgtattatataaaaacttgaaaaagtAAGTTAATTTgaccatttttttaatcaattatgtatgataaaataaaaaagtttaattaatgaagaaaattgtattttaaaattaattattttagtgttaggtttaccaattttattaacttattaattAGTGGTGAGATCGAGTTATGACTAAATTACTCTAAATATTTCTTTCCAAAATTAGGTTTCGTGATTATATGATCACAACTAAAAGAAGttagataatataatattcGAAGTGTTTCATACACTTTGAAAACCTAACAAAACCTAAACTCGTGAGTCGATCCGGCTCCCCACAAGTTTGAGTCAAGTTGGATTcgaaaaaaatgcaaattttttaTGCGTGCCAATTTTGACCCGACTCACTAAGAACCCGACTCACatgggttgaacccgtggtgggtcaggTTCACTCACCAAcccacatattttttttaattaaattaaattaattattcaaatttttttttattgaaatcaaattaattaaattaattattcaaaatgcacaacttTTACTTAGCAATAGAGTCTTTCGCGCTgctgtctttccaaaagtttcCCTATGCAAATAAAactagatggagataaagaagaagatgcttcaagGGAGCATAATACTATGGATTTATCCACTCAGAACTCCAATTTAATagttgaataatattatagattggataattcaggaatatatcatttgttttatcttgtttttagacttATCTATAAgcatgacagttttatcttgtgttatatgttttgttaacgctatatgtagtttcttggtcaaacggttgtgagtatctcattaaactaaattatcaaaattttatgtttgatagcttagaatatatataacaatatatttcttttgttttattttcttttatatcaatttgtccaattattactgtttcaatttgatcgatcaaaataagatgttataagaatctgagaagaagagggtgaaagaaaaagttaattaagtgaacCAATGAGCTAAttcgtttaacccaccaacccgtggtaggTCGGGtcaagttcaaattttttcaaatcGCTAATAAATGAACCAGGTTGAATTGGCTCACTAAGTAGccaacccgtgatgggtcgGACCAGCTTACCCGTTTTAACAGCtctacaaaaaataataaatttttaaaaagctCATTACTTTAATTTCTTACTCGTATTTCTtctataacttttataaatgtAGCTCctgttttattgaattataaattaatataaataaaaaatacaacaaactAAGATTATAAATgaactatttttaaataattaagaaaattaaaaaattacgtGTTAATGCttaatagaatataaaatataaaaactaaatttaaaacaataataattttaaaatgaaacttTGAATCACAAATACTAATGtgtaaataaaactaaattaaactttttagaagataaataattaaacttaacaaaaaaaattaaaaaaattaataatttaattagtaataatatataaaaaattcatttcctctttatattatttctttattttctttaattaatctagataaaacatttaatcgaattcttcaattttaaaaatagaattacCTAAATAATCAAGCttatggaaaataaaaatttaattatcattatcatcatccATGACAATaggaaaaaacaaaaggaaatagCATTGTAATTTTCATGGAACAGAAACTCATTCTTAGGCCATTTCGACTTTCATACTATTTTTTAGATAAATCATTCATAATCTTAAACTTTGAAAACagtagataaataaataagaaaaatcaaaattcaacacttaaaagaataattcattattattttccataaaaagcaaaagtaatattgtaattttgtttgaatcGGAACTTATTCTAGAAACATATTTTGCATCCATAATCAacttcaacttaaaaaaaaaacatttaaaagcttaaaaaaaataaaggaaaatagtATTATATTTTCCTTAAACAAAACCCAGAAAACACAGTAAAGACGAAAGAACATTGCAATCTTGTGTTTGTTCATTGTTCTTGTTAGGGTTTCGCCATGGAAGAAAGCCCTCGAGCTAGCAGAAAGCGAAGCCatcccttttcttcttcttctccttctcctccaCCTACCAAGCGCCCCAATTTCCCTTCCTTCCAAGACATCCCCAACCTTCCTTCCAACATCAAATCCCTCTGTCACCTCATTGCCACTACCTCCGCCGCCGCCATCGAGCACGCCCTCGAAGGCGCCGCAGTCGTCATCACCCCTCACGACGTCGAGGAAGTCCTCAGACTCTCCTACGGCTTCCCAGGCCAGGCCGTCAAATTCTTCCGGTGGAGCGGCCGCCAACTCCACAACAACCACACTCCTTATTCCTGGAACCTCGTGGTCGACCTCTTGGGCAAGAATCGCTTCTTCGACGCGATGTGGGACGCTATTAAGTCAATGCAGAAAGAAGGGCTACTCTCGCTGGCCACGTTTGCCTCTGTCTTCGAGAGCTATGTCATCGTCAACAGAACCCGGGAAGCGATTATGGCTTTTGAGGTTATGGAGAATTACGGTTGTGTGAGGGACGTGATTGCTTTGAACTCATTGTTGAGTGCAATTTGTAGGGATGGTAGGACAGTTGATGCTTGTGATTACTTGCAGATTGCAAAGAAATTTGTCCGGCCGGATGCCGATTCTTACGCGATTTTGATGGAAGGATGGGAGGGAGAAGGAGATAAGGGTGTGTTTGGTGCGAAGGAGACTTTTGCTGAGATGGTGATTGAGATTGGATGGGATCCTGCCAATGT
This sequence is a window from Vigna angularis cultivar LongXiaoDou No.4 chromosome 2, ASM1680809v1, whole genome shotgun sequence. Protein-coding genes within it:
- the LOC108327606 gene encoding putative transcription factor bHLH086, with amino-acid sequence MALAKDQNIPHDSTMSTKVPNCVFSEAVETTSVTVHRVNEYHKSVIEEENGSQTTNGLSNDSGITHSPPLSGSGKGYTYKEKSYQLDEEESLIHFKGYSNLMQGGESLLSFQHNRLVPNSCYSKDISQKEYCVWENSLHQGHNHWNQHSPRSNKDMRLVQDFNCFQTASCYGSMVDNAKEKQYGERSSGWLYSASTIPNDKSLHNLAAREMVLQKRPSMGESMKAAKKQCSTESKTLKHKSSPSKDPQSVAAKNRRERISERLKILQELVPNGSKVDMVTMLEKAISYVKFLQLQVKVLATDELWPAQGGKPPDISQVKEVIDAIRSSQRERSLNSK
- the LOC108327991 gene encoding pentatricopeptide repeat-containing protein At1g77360, mitochondrial, translating into MEESPRASRKRSHPFSSSSPSPPPTKRPNFPSFQDIPNLPSNIKSLCHLIATTSAAAIEHALEGAAVVITPHDVEEVLRLSYGFPGQAVKFFRWSGRQLHNNHTPYSWNLVVDLLGKNRFFDAMWDAIKSMQKEGLLSLATFASVFESYVIVNRTREAIMAFEVMENYGCVRDVIALNSLLSAICRDGRTVDACDYLQIAKKFVRPDADSYAILMEGWEGEGDKGVFGAKETFAEMVIEIGWDPANVPAYDSFLCALVRGPDGLLEAIKFVDSMRDRRCYPGVRFLKVALDECIKFHDARTAKFFWEVLVEVGRVLQPTTEMYNLMIALFCYCGDTDDARRMLDEMVFRGAFPDVATYNLLFKFLIKGRKLREASAVFAEMVKNEFVPDQDNCDAAVKVYVHGGEPLLAMKVWKCLVENYQSDLERTANFLVVGLRDLNRVPEAVKYAEDMIGRGIRLSSSTLSKLRQTLVKERKEFVYEELLRKCNSQ